In Tenebrio molitor chromosome 6, icTenMoli1.1, whole genome shotgun sequence, one genomic interval encodes:
- the beta-Spec gene encoding spectrin beta chain isoform X4, with amino-acid sequence MTTDISIVRWDPTLQQEIVEDYEYDGGNSSSRLFERSRIKALADERESVQKKTFQKWVNSHLVRVNSRITDLYTDMRDGKNLIKLLEVLSGERLPRPTKGKMRIHCLENVDKALQFLREQRVHLENMGSHDIVDGNPRLSLGLIWTIILRFQIQDITIEETDNQETKSAKDALLLWCQMKTAGYNNVNVRNFTTSWRDGLAFNALIHKHRPDLIQFEKLSKSNPIHNLNNAFNVAEDKLGLTKLLDAEDVFVEQPDEKSIITYVVTYYHYFSKMKQETVQGKRIGKVVGIAMENDRMIKEYESLTSDLLAWIEATIKALGERQFANSLVGVQQQLGQFNNYRTVEKPPKFVEKGNLEILLFTLQSKMRANNQRPYTPKEGKMISDINKAWERLEKAEHERELALREELIRQEKLEQLAARFNRKASMRETWLSENQRLVSQDNFGHDLTAVEAAAKKHEAIETDILAYEERVQAVVSVAGELEAENYHDMERISARKENVLRLWNYLLELLRARRHRLELSLQLQQNFQEMLHILDAMEELKARLLTDDYGKHLMGVEDLLQKHNLLEADINILGDRVKAVANQSQRFLAVESEEGYRPCDPALVLERVQQLEDAYAELVRLAVERRSRLEESRKLWQFYWDMADEENWIKEKEQIVSAADIGHDLTTVNLLLSKHKALENEISAHEPQLNAVIGVGDELVNSGHFGAEKVNERLTEIRSAWKHLLDLAAYRRKRLEDAVDYHQLFADADDVDIWMLDTLRLVSSEDVGRDEGNAQSLLKKHKDVTEELKNYASTIEALHQQAKQLGPEVADSPEVSQRLASIDNRYKELLELAKLRKQRLLDALSLYKLLSESDGVEQWISEKDRMLQTMVPVRDIEDVEIMKHRYDGFEKEMNANASRVAVVNQLARQLLHVEHPNSEQITARQNQLNQKWAELREKAEAKRDELNSAHGVQTFHIECRETTTWIEDKIRILQSTDSLEMDLTGIMTLQRRLSGMERDLAAIQAKLTSLEKEASNIETEHPEEAAVIRERIVQIQIIWERLTQMLKERDSKLEEAGDLHRFLRDLDHFQAWLTKTQTDIASEDTPNSLAEAENLLSQHQSICEEIHNYTDDYTKMMEYGEKITADPSTQDDTQYMFLRERLKALKDGWDEIHQMWENRQKLLSQSLSLQLLDKDARQAEVILNQQEHTLSKIETPTNLEQADNQLKKHESFLTSMEANDDKFNAVIQFTNRLIDEGHFASDKIAKRADNIDQRRIAIKEKALALMERLRDQLELQQFLRDCDELGEWIQEKHITAQDETYRSAKTVHSKWTRHQAFEAEIAANKERLLNLQKTGEELAKEKPEFADVIKPKIEELADQFDVLEQTTKEKGERLFDANREVLIHQTCDDIDSWMNDLEKQIESDDTGSDLASVNILMQKQQMIETQMAVKARQVDELEKQTKHLETTAPDTKMEEIKVKKTQVEQRFEQLKQPLLERQRILEKKKEALQFRRDVEDELLWIAEKMPQASSTEYGNSLFQVHMLEKKNQSLRTEIENHEPRINTVCNNGQKLIDEGHEDSTEFSRLIGELHKAWQELKDAVEKRRENLLRNERAQQYLFDANEAESWMSEQELYMMVEDRGKDETSARNFMKKHESLEAAVEDYADTIRALGETVRALSAEGHPLAEQVAVKQSQLDKLYAGLKDLAGERRGKLDEALKLFLLHRDVEDLEQWIADREVVASSHELGQDYDHVTLLWERFKEFARDTESIGRERVAAVTDIADRLIEAGHSDSATIAEWKDGLNEAWQDLLELIETRTQMLAASRELHKFFHDCKDVLGRILEKQVSMSDELGRDAGSVSALQRKHQNFLQDLQTLQSQVQQIQEESAKLQASYAGDRAKEITNREQEVMAAWAALQNACDQRRGKLADTGDLFKFFNLVRTLMQWMDDVIRQMNTSEKPRDVSGVELLMNNHQSLKAEIDAREDNFTACISLGKELLSRNHYASAEIKDKLVTLSNHRNSVLQRWEERWENLQLILEVYQFARDAAVAEAWLIAQEPYLMSTELGHTIDDVENLIKKHEAFEKSAAAQEERFSALERLTTLEKGGGLCQGPVLHECLPVCDFSVTIPVFENLKPALVRNMSTVYVAETVSAIVRDVDRFYKPRVSYRRRFTLDGVSKYATISKLRKHITFLHGSPVSSNSVTANSNAKRKCYNRSVSMFETSNKDVFLTNDLSSYNRCDVKYVVQDFIMAERFSCYMETGKTHFFKNTRNPEFDLNLRGKKNRASFKKIYRKSFPFTSSTNNERFELREIKRRQEAAEAQERARREQEEAERLAALAAAQPKQPEAVPTDRPDSGTPAAEERPVHGQQPQQPTPVSAPVAQRVQSTPPQPSPRSQTQRGSPGDEEVFEGILTRKHEWENTTVKASVRSWDKVYAVLHGSQLSFYKDSKVARATPDQTFKGEVPLTVHKANASIAQDYKKKKHVFRLKLESGAEFLFQAHNDAEMNAWISRINAQADADSSGPSRSQTLPASAQKEDSKRRSFFTLKKN; translated from the exons ATGACCACCGACATCAGTATAGTAAGGTGGGACCCAACCTTGCAGCAGGAAATCGTTGAAGATTACGAGTACGATGGAGGCAACTCATCGTCCCGACTTTTCGAAAGATCTCGCATTAAAGCTTTAGCAG ATGAACGAGAAAGCGTCCAGAAGAAGACCTTCCAAAAATGGGTGAACTCTCACCTGGTGCGAGTGAATTCCCGCATTACTGATCTCTACACGGACATGAGAGATGGGAAAAATTTGATAAAGCTGTTGGAAGTGTTATCTGGTGAACGTCTGCCTCGCCCCACGAAGGGCAAAATGCGTATTCACTGCCTGGAGAATGTCGATAAGGCACTGCAGTTCCTTCGAGAACAACGTGTTCATTTAGAAAATATGGGATCACACGATATCGTAGATGGTAATCCCCGGTTATCCCTCGGTTTAATTTGGACCATCATTCTTCGTTTCCAAATCCAAGATATCACTATCGAAGAAACAGATAATCAAGAAACAAAGTCGGCGAAAGATGCTTTGTTATTATGGTGCCAGATGAAGACCGCTGGTTACAACAATGTAAATGTCAGGAATTTCACTACATCATGGCGAGATGGTTTGGCCTTCAACGCACTCATCCACAAACATCGTCCAGATTTGATACAGTTTGAAAAGTTATCCAAATCGAACCCCATCCATAACCTTAACAATGCTTTTAACGTAGCTGAAGATAAATTGGGATTGACAAAATTATTAGACGCTGAAGATGTTTTCGTAGAACAGCCAGATGAAAAATCTATCATAACCTACGTTGTTACTTATTATCATTACTTCAGTAAAATGAAGCAAGAAACAGTACAAGGTAAACGTATCGGTAAAGTCGTCGGAATTGCCATGGAAAATGACAGGATGATCAAAGAGTACGAATCATTGACCAGTGATCTGTTGGCGTGGATCGAAGCTACTATCAAAGCCCTCGGGGAAAGGCAATTTGCGAACAGTCTTGTGGGTGTCCAGCAACAACTGGGGCAGTTCAATAATTATCGCACAGTCGAAAAACCGCCTAAATTCGTGGAAAAAGGCAATTTGGAAATCCTTCTCTTTACTTTGCAATCCAAAATGAGAGCGAATAATCAAAGACCCTACACACCAAAAGAAGGTAAAATGATTTCTGATATAAATAAAGCTTGGGAACGGCTGGAAAAAGCCGAACACGAACGAGAACTCGCCTTACGTGAGGAATTGATTCGTCAAGAGAAACTCGAACAGCTTGCGGCTCGTTTCAATAGGAAGGCCAGCATGAGAGAGACTTGGCTCAGTGAGAACCAGCGTTTGGTCTCACAAGACAATTTCGGTCATGACTTGACCGCTGTAGAAGCTGCCGCGAAGAAGCACGAAGCCATCGAAACCGACATCTTGGCGTACGAAGAGAGAGTACAAGCGGTGGTCTCCGTCGCCGGTGAACTCGAAGCCGAGAACTACCACGACATGGAAAGGATCAGTGCCAGGAAAGAAAATGTCCTACGCCTCTGGAATTATCTATTGGAATTGCTTAGAGCACGTAGACATAGACTAGAATTGTCGCTACAATTGCAACAAAACTTCCAAGAAATGCTCCATATCCTTGATGCCATGGAGGAATTGAAAGCGCGACTGCTTACCGACGACTACGGCAAGCATCTCATGGGTGTCGAAGACCTCCTCCAGAAACATAATCTACTCGAAGCCGACATCAACATACTCGGCGATAGAGTCAAAGCTGTTGCGAATCAGTCACAACGGTTCCTCGCTGTTGAAAGCGAAGAAGGCTACAGACCTTGCGATCCAGCGCTGGTCTTGGAAAGAGTACAACAACTGGAAGATGCGTACGCGGAATTGGTGCGATTGGCGGTAGAACGTCGGTCACGTCTCGAAGAGAGCCGTAAATTATGGCAGTTCTATTGGGACATGGCGGATGAAGAGAATTGGATCAAGGAAAAAGAACAGATCGTCTCGGCTGCCGATATCGGACACGATCTTACCACggttaatttgttgttgagcAAACATAAGGCTCTGGAGAATGAAATATCTGCGCACGAACCACAGTTGAACGCTGTCATAGGAGTTGGCGATGAATTGGTTAATTCTGGACATTTCGGTGCTGAGAAAGTGAACGAGAGACTGACTGAAATACGTTCTGCTTGGAAGCATTTGTTGGATTTGGCGGCGTATCGCAGAAAACGATTAGAAGATGCCGTCGATTATCATCAACTCTTCGCCGATGCGGATGACGTCGATATTTGGATGTTGGACACCTTGAGGTTGGTGTCTAGTGAAGATGTCGGCAGGGACGAAGGCAACGCACAGTCGCTCCTCAAGAAACACAAAGACGTCACCGAAGAACTCAAAAATTATGCCAGCACTATTGAAGCGTTGCATCAACAAGCCAAGCAGTTGGGACCAGAAGTTGCCGACTCTCCGGAGGTATCTCAGAGGTTGGCTTCCATAGACAACCGTTACAAAGAACTGTTGGAGTTGGCCAAACTTAGAAAGCAGCGCCTCTTGGATGCACTTTCGTTGTACAAACTTTTGTCGGAGAGCGACGGTGTTGAACAATGGATCAGCGAAAAAGATCGAATGTTGCAAACCATGGTGCCGGTACGTGATATCGAAGATGTCGAAATCATGAAACATCGTTACGACGGTTTCGAGAAGGAAATGAACGCAAATGCTTCTAGAGTCGCGGTCGTTAATCAGTTGGCTCGTCAGCTGTTGCACGTTGAGCACCCCAACTCTGAACAGATCACAGCCAGGCAGAACCAACTTAACCAGAAATGGGCCGAATTGCGCGAAAAAGCAGAAGCCAAAAGAGACGAACTTAACTCAGCGCACGGCGTACAAACATTCCACATCGAATGTCGCGAAACCACAACTTGGATCGAAGATAAGATTCGTATTTTGCAAAGCACTGACAGCTTGGAGATGGACTTGACCGGTATCATGACGTTGCAACGACGTTTGTCTGGCATGGAACGCGATCTAGCAGCCATTCAAGCCAAATTGACTTCGTTGGAGAAAGAGGCTTCCAACATCGAAACCGAACATCCGGAAGAAGCTGCTGTCATCAGAGAAAGAATCGTACAGATACAGATTATCTGGGAGAGGTTAACGCAGATGTTGAAAGAACGCGATTCCAAATTGGAAGAAGCCGGCGATTTGCATCGCTTCTTGCGCGACCTCGATCATTTCCAAGCATGGCTTACGAAAACGCAAACAGACATTGCTTCAGAAGACACTCCAAACTCGCTCGCGGAAGCAGAAAATCTCTTGTCACAGCATCAAAGCATTTGCGAAGAGATTCACAATTACACCGACGATTACACGAAGATGATGGAATACGGAGAGAAGATCACCGCCGATCCTAGCACGCAAGATGATACTCAGTACATGTTCTTGAGAGAGAGGTTGAAGGCTCTCAAGGATGGTTGGGACGAGATTCATCAGATGTGGGAGAACCGACAGAAACTTCTGTCGCAGTCCCTCAGTCTGCAGCTGCTCGATAAGGATGCAAGACAAGCCGAAGTTATTCTCAATCAACAGGAACATACATTGTCGAAGATCGAAACACCTACGAATCTCGAACAGGCTGATAATCAGTTGAAGAAGCACGAGTCGTTCCTCACCTCGATGGAGGCGAACGACGATAAATTCAATGCGGTCATTCAGTTCACCAATCGTCTCATAGACGAGGGTCACTTTGCTTCGGATAAAATCGCGAAACGTGCTGACAATATAGATCAGCGCAGGATCGCGATCAAAGAAAAGGCTCTGGCCTTGATGGAAAGACTGAGAGATCAACTGGAATTGCAACAATTCTTGCGTGATTGCGACGAGTTAGGCGAATGGATCCAAGAGAAACACATCACTGCCCAAGACGAAACTTACCGTTCCGCCAAGACGGTCCACTCGAAATGGACGCGACATCAAGCGTTCGAAGCAGAAATCGCCGCCAACAAGGAACGACTTCTCAACTTACAGAAAACAGGAGAGGAGCTAGCCAAAGAAAAACCCGAATTTGCGGATGTCATCAAACCGAAAATCGAAGAACTGGCAGATCAATTCGACGTTTTGGAACAAACGACCAAGGAGAAGGGCGAACGCCTGTTTGACGCTAACCGCGAAGTACTCATACATCAAACCTGCGACGATATCGACTCTTGGATGAACGATctcgaaaaacaaatcgaaaGCGATGACACTGGGTCAGATTTGGCTTCAGTAAACATTCTCATGCAGAAGCAACAG ATGATCGAAACGCAAATGGCAGTGAAAGCTCGTCAGGTGGACGAATTAGAAAAACAAACTAAACACCTCGAGACAACTGCACCAGACACCAAGATGGAAGAGATCAAGGTGAAGAAGACTCAAGTGGAACAACGCTTCGAGCAACTCAAACAACCTCTGCTGGAGAGACAGAGAATATTGGAAAAGAAGAAGGAAGCATTGCAGTTCAGAAGAGACGTCGAAGATGAACTGTTATGGATCGCCGAGAAGATGCCACAAGCCTCGTCCACCGAGTACGGCAACAGTCTTTTCCAGGTTCACATGTTGGAGAAGAAGAATCAATCGTTGAGAACCGAAATTGAAAATCACGAACCACGAATCAATACGGTCTGCAACAACGGACAGAAACTCATCGATGAAG GTCACGAGGACTCTACCGAATTTAGCCGACTCATCGGCGAACTTCACAAAGCCTGGCAGGAACTGAAAGACGCCGTCGAGAAGCGCAGAGAAAATTTGTTGCGTAACGAACGCGCCCAACAATATCTCTTCGACGCCAACGAAGCCGAAAGCTGGATGAGCGAACAAGAACTCTACATGATGGTAGAAGATCGCGGCAAAGATGAAACGTCCGCTCGCAACTTCATGAAGAAACACGAGAGTTTGGAGGCAGCCGTCGAAGACTACGCCGATACAATTCGAGCTTTGGGCGAAACCGTTCGAGCTTTGTCAGCCGAAGGACATCCGTTGGCCGAACAAGTGGCAGTCAAGCAGTCCCAACTCGACAAGCTTTACGCCGGATTGAAAGATCTCGCCGGTGAAAGACGTGGCAAACTCGACGAAGCTCTGAAACTGTTCCTCTTGCACAGAGATGTCGAAGACTTGGAACAGTGGATCGCCGACAGGGAAGTCGTCGCCTCCTCGCACGAATTGGGGCAGGATTACGATCATGTGACTCTGTTGTGGGAGCGTTTTAAGGAGTTCGCTCGCGACACGGAGTCGATTGGCAGAGAACGTGTGGCTGCTGTTACTGACATTGCCGATCGTTTGATAGAAGCTGGTCATTCCGATTCGGCGACGATCGCTGAGTGGAAGGACGGACTGAACGAAGCATGGCAGGATCTATTGGAATTGATAGAAACTCGCACCCAAATGCTTGCAGCATCACGCGAACTACACAAGTTCTTCCATGATTGTAAGGACGTCTTGGGACGAATTCTCGAGAAACAAGTGTCGATGTCGGACGAATTGGGACGTGACGCGGGGTCGGTGTCGGCCCTTCAGAGGAAACATCAGAACTTCTTGCAGGATTTGCAGACTTTACAGTCACAGGTGCAACAGATCCAGGAGGAATCTGCGAAGTTGCAGGCTAGTTACGCAG GTGACAGGGCCAAGGAAATAACGAACAGGGAACAAGAAGTGATGGCGGCGTGGGCTGCGTTGCAGAACGCTTGCGATCAAAGACGCGGCAAACTGGCCGACACTGGTGATCTTTTCAAATTCTTCAATCTCGTAAGAACCTTGATGCAATGGATGGACGACGTCATCCGACAGATGAACACGAGCGAAAAGCCGAGAGACGTTAGCGGCGTTGAATTGTTGATGAATAATCACCAGAGTTTGAAGGCGGAGATCGACGCCAGAGAGGACAACTTTACCGCTTGCATTTCGCTGGGAAAGGAGTTGCTCAGTCGCAATCACTATGCCAGTGCCGAAATCAAAGACAAACTAGTTACTTTAAGTAATCACAGGAATTCGGTCTTGCAACGATGGGAAGAAAG ATGGGAAAATCTGCAACTAATTCTTGAAGTATATCAATTTGCGAGAGACGCAGCGGTGGCCGAAGCATGGTTGATCGCCCAGGAACCATATCTGATGAGTACAGAGTTAGGACACACAATAGACGACGTAGAGAATCTAATCAAGAAACACGAAGCGTTCGAAAAATCAGCAGCGGCGCAAGAGGAAAGATTCAGTGCTTTGGAACGACTGACAACA TTAGAAAAAGGTGGTGGTCTATGTCAAGGGCCGGTCTTGCATGAGTGTCTTCCTGTGTGTGATTTTTCTGTAACCATacctgtttttgaaaatttgaaacctgctcTAGTTCGTAATATGTCGACGGTGTATGTTGCCGAAACTGTTAGTGCTATAGTGCGCGACGTTGACAGATTTTATAAACCTAGAGTTTCTTATCGAAGACGTTTCACCTTAGATGGTGTTAGTAAATACGCTACAATAAGCAAATTACGAAAACATATCACTTTTCTGCACGGAAGTCCTGTCTCGTCGAATTCAGTTACCGCAAATTCAAATGCAAAGAGAAAATGTTATAACCGTTCAGTTTCGATGTTTGAAACGAGTAACAAAGACGTATTTTTGACAAACGATTTGAGCAGTTATAACAGATGCGACGTTAAGTACGTTGTCCAAGATTTTATAATGGCAGAGAGATTTTCTTGTTACATGGAAACGGGTAAAAcacacttttttaaaaatacgagAAATCCCGAGTTCGATTTGAATTTAAGAGGCAAAAAAAATAGAgcaagtttcaaaaaaatttatagaaaGTCTTTTCCTTTCACTTCATCCACTAATAACGAAAGG TTCGAATTGAGAGAAATTAAGCGAAGGCAGGAAGCAGCGGAGGCACAAGAGAGAGCAAGACGAGAGCAAGAAGAAGCTGAAAGACTGGCAGCTTTGGCAGCGGCACAGCCTAAACAACCGGAGGCTGTACCCACAGATCGGCCAGATTCTGGAACACCAGCGGCTGAAGAACGACCAG TGCATGGACAACAACCACAACAACCTACTCCTGTCAGTGCCCCTGTTGCTCAGCGGGTGCAATCAACACCCCCACAACCGTCACCCCGCTCCCAAACAC AACGCGGCAGTCCAGGTGATGAGGAAGTCTTCGAAGGTATTTTAACTCGCAAACACGAATGGGAAAATACGACCGTTAAGGCTTCGGTTAGATCATGGGATAAAGTATACGCCGTCTTACACGGCTCTCAGCTTTCGTTCTACAAAGATTCAAAGGTCGCACGTGCCACACCCGACCAGACTTTCAAGGGTGAAGTTCCGCTAACCGTGCACAAAGCTAATGCTTCCATAGCCCAAGATTACAAGAAGAAAAAGCACGTTTTCAGACTAAA GTTGGAGAGCGGAGCGGAATTCTTGTTCCAAGCGCATAACGATGCCGAGATGAATGCGTGGATTTCACGTATTAACGCTCAGGCAGATGCTGATTCTTCTGGTCCTTCACGTTCACAGACATTGCCTGCGTCTGCCCAGAAGGAGGATTCTAAACGTCGCAGCTTTTTTACTCTTAAGAAAAA CTAA